The following are encoded together in the Labeo rohita strain BAU-BD-2019 chromosome 17, IGBB_LRoh.1.0, whole genome shotgun sequence genome:
- the fabp7a gene encoding fatty acid binding protein 7, brain, a encodes MVDAFCATWKLVDSQNFDEYMKALGVGFATRQVGNVTKPTIVISHEDDKVVIKTLSTFKNTEISFKLGEEFDETTADDRHVKSTVTLEGDNLVHVQRWDGKETKFVREIKDGKMIMTLNFEGVQAVRSYEKA; translated from the exons ATGGTTGATGCATTTTGTGCAACTTGGAAACTGGTTGACAGCCAGAACTTTGATGAATACATGAAAGCACTGG GTGTTGGTTTTGCCACCAGGCAAGTAGGCAATGTTACCAAACCCACAATTGTCATCAGTCATGAGGATGACAAAGTTGTGATAAAGACGCTGAGCACCTTCAAAAACACTGAGATTTCTTTCAAACTAGGAGAGGAGTTTGACGAAACCACAGCAGATGACAGACATGTAAAG tcCACTGTAACCTTGGAAGGAGACAATCTTGTCCACGTTCAGAGGTGGGACGGCAAGGAGACTAAGTTTGTTAGAGAAATCAAGGATGGTAAAATGATTATG ACCTTGAACTTTGAGGGTGTGCAGGCTGTTCGCTCATATGAAAAGGCATAA